A single window of Triplophysa rosa linkage group LG2, Trosa_1v2, whole genome shotgun sequence DNA harbors:
- the LOC130564266 gene encoding uncharacterized protein LOC130564266 has translation MSDSVLCQQMSQDVWKLLTPMKDDDISAAVRSDFSILQLAQSFLNKHGQEPSKYDYIRQKLREVGRLLLILRKQSSLHTIEDAVKPAHFGMVIQAVKTVSGYDAANHTYRTPSLALKLGHSLNKICEIIHCRALMAEDDARIKSTQTFKKLYNSKWSELVSHGALTTLHEGHFNKPSTLPFTEDVQRLHQHLETMVDLASGNLKKTASTQVYGELCRSTLAKIILFNRRRGGEVARMQLKNFLERDTAPLHKDVAVGLTQFEQKLCAHFSRVEIRGKKGRKVAVLLSPDIVDALTLLISRRQECGVPQDNTFLFARPRCLTPYRGQDCLRIYADECGAQNPELLRSTQLRKHVATLSQILNLRNHELDQVADFLGHDIRVHREYYRLPEATTQLAKISKLLLAMEKGSLTSLQGKTLEEIDIEENLDLTDSNPSDDSDAEETDQPTQSEIGLKRARRPVEDSPGTSDRMDADPASEGPSPAINQKSRKKIKCSSRKEHEQAVILENPAEKKDARRKQKQPWSPTEIAAVMRHFKSHITQGKLATKIDCQQCKNAEHPALSNRSLQNIRDFVRNRGLTLRKRQAQNT, from the exons ATGTCTGATTCAGTTCTGTGTCAGCAGATGTCACAGGATGTTTGGAAACTCCTAACACCAATGAAAGATGATGACATCTCTGCTGCTGTGCGAAGTGATTTCTCTATTCTACAGCTGGCacagtcatttttaaataaacatggcCAAGAACCGTCTAAATATGATTACATTCGACAGAAGCTCAGAGAGGTTGGAAGACTTCTGTTGATCCTGCGAAAGCAATCTTCATTGCATACGATTGAGGATGCTGTTAAGCCTGCACATTTTGGGATGGTTATACAGGCTGTCAAAACAGTATCTGGATATGATGCAGCAAATCACACTTACCGCACTCCAAGCCTTGCTCTTAAGCTCGGTCACTCTTTGAACAAGATATGTGAAATCATACACTGTAGAGCGTTAATGGCCGAAGACGATGCAAGGATCAAGTCAACCCAGACTTTCAAAAAGTTGTATAATTCTAAGTGGTCGGAACTTGTGTCTCATGGAGCTTTAACCACTTTACATGAAGGACATTTCAATAAACCATCCACCCTCCCGTTTACTGAAGATGTTCAGCGTCTTCATCAACATCTTGAAACAATGGTTGATTTAGCTTCTGGCAACTTGAAGAAGACTGCATCAACACAAGTATATGGAGAACTGTGCAGATCGACTCTTGCCAAAATTATACTCTTCAATCGAAGGCGTGGAGGAGAAGTTGCAAGGATGCAGCTAAAAAATTTCTTAGAGAGGGACACAGCTCCTCTTCACAAAGATGTTGCTGTTGGGCTCACACAATTTGAGCAGAAACTTTGTGCCCATTTTAGTCGAGTGGAAATTAGGGGTAAAAAAGGGCGTAAGGTAGCAGTGCTGCTATCCCCAGACATCGTTGATGCTTTAACACTTCTTATAAGCAGAAGACAAGAGTGTGGAGTTCCACAAGACAATACCTTTCTTTTTGCAAGACCCCGGTGTTTGACTCCGTATCGAGGACAAGACTGTCTGAGGATTTACGCAGATGAGTGTGGTGCTCAAAATCCTGAACTCCTCCGGTCAACACAATTACGGAAGCATGTTGCAACTTTGTCGCAGATCCTTAACCTGAGAAACCATGAGTTGGATCAAGTCGCAGACTTCTTGGGCCATGATATACGTGTCCACAGAGAATACTACAGACTTCCAGAGGCTACAACCCAGCTGGCCAAAATATCTAAACTGTTGCTTGCCATGGAGAAAGGTTCTCTTACTAGTCTTCAAGGCAAAACACTAGAAGAGATTGACATTGAAG aaAACCTAGACTTAACTGATTCCAATCCAAGTGATGACAGTGATGCTGAGGAGACAGATCAACCGACACAAAGTGAAATTG GACTGAAGAGAGCTAGGCGACCTGTTGAGGATTCTCCGGGCACCTCAGATCGTATGG ATGCTGACCCTGCCTCAGAAGGCCCATCTCCAG caaTTAACCAGAAAAGTAGGAAGAAGATAAAGTGCAGCAGTAGGAAAGAGCATGAACAAGCtg tcATTCTTGAAAATCCTGCTGAAAAGAAGGATGCCAGAAGGAAACAAAAACAGCCATGGTCTCCAACTGAAATCGCAGCAGTAATGAGACATTTTAAAAGCCACATTACACAGGGAAAACTCGCCACTAAAATTGATTGCCAGCAGTGCAAGAATGCTGAGCATCCTGCTTTGTCTAATCGCTCTTTACAAAACATCAGAGACTTTGTCAGGAATAGGGGTTTGACACTAAGAAAGAGACAGGCACAAAATACTTAG